In Nitrospinota bacterium, the following are encoded in one genomic region:
- a CDS encoding DUF1134 domain-containing protein, translated as MKFRSMLVILVAIFFVVGTAFAAEVKEPVGTVTIDSKSLAAGIGFQWGGGVLTIDGKKYNFKVSGLNILDIGFAGISAVGEVYNLNRVSDFSGTYTTGEIGFALAGGVGGLTMKNQNGVVINLSSTQQGARLTLAAGGLKITLK; from the coding sequence ATGAAGTTTCGCTCAATGTTAGTTATACTGGTAGCTATCTTTTTTGTTGTGGGCACAGCATTTGCTGCAGAGGTAAAAGAGCCTGTTGGAACTGTAACGATTGATTCAAAATCTCTTGCAGCTGGCATTGGTTTTCAATGGGGCGGTGGTGTACTCACCATTGATGGGAAAAAATATAATTTTAAAGTCAGCGGCCTCAATATTCTTGATATAGGATTTGCAGGTATAAGCGCAGTTGGAGAGGTTTACAATCTTAATAGAGTATCTGATTTTAGTGGCACATATACAACCGGCGAGATAGGATTTGCTTTGGCTGGCGGTGTTGGTGGTTTGACAATGAAGAATCAAAACGGCGTTGTCATCAACCTGAGCTCCACCCAGCAGGGTGCCAGACTGACACTTGCAGCTGGAGGTCTCAAAATTACGCTGAAATAA
- a CDS encoding GIY-YIG nuclease family protein, whose amino-acid sequence MAELEFYVEFYGHWRESKKELIPPHFGVFCVYDCSYHPDSDRVKIDRLIYIGEAENVREGISNHEKWDEWKQNIGDGKELCFSFGAVDKSFRERVHAAFVFQNNPPLNDKYRNSFPFDKTTITARGGVELLITDFSVERTS is encoded by the coding sequence ATGGCAGAGTTGGAATTCTATGTTGAGTTTTACGGGCATTGGAGAGAAAGCAAAAAAGAACTTATACCACCTCATTTTGGTGTTTTTTGTGTATATGATTGCTCATACCATCCTGATAGTGATAGGGTTAAAATTGATAGGTTAATTTATATAGGCGAAGCAGAAAATGTAAGAGAGGGTATTAGTAATCATGAAAAATGGGATGAATGGAAGCAGAATATAGGGGATGGAAAAGAACTATGTTTTTCTTTTGGCGCAGTAGATAAAAGTTTCCGCGAGCGTGTCCACGCTGCTTTTGTTTTTCAAAACAACCCACCACTCAATGATAAATATAGAAATAGTTTTCCATTTGATAAAACAACGATAACAGCAAGAGGAGGCGTAGAGCTTCTGATAACCGACTTTTCTGTTGAAAGAACTTCATAG
- a CDS encoding zinc-dependent alcohol dehydrogenase family protein — MANKKLKLNNKDIARLVMRAMILKQPKPIEESPLFYEDVEEPFPGKGEIRIKIKSCGVCHTDLHTIEGDLSLPKLPIIPGHQIVGIVDNLGSDTHRFKAGERVGVPWLYSTCQDCQFCIRGLENLCEKAYFTGLHKDGGYAQYIVVPEDFSYPLPDRFPDLQAAPLLCAGIIGYRSLRLSEIKPGEKLGMYGFGASAHVTIQVARYLGCEVYVFTRSAEHRKHAEERGAFWTGSADDKPPVLMDSSIIFAPSGDLVLKALKILRKGGTLALAGIHMSPIPKMDYHLIYGERTIRSVANSTRGDAEELLKLAAGIPLHTDIEVFPLNEANEVLKRLKRSEIKGAAVLEIPEG, encoded by the coding sequence TTGGCGAATAAAAAATTAAAACTGAATAATAAGGATATAGCGAGGCTTGTAATGCGGGCAATGATTTTGAAACAACCCAAACCTATAGAAGAAAGTCCATTATTTTATGAAGATGTAGAAGAGCCGTTTCCAGGAAAAGGCGAGATTAGAATCAAAATCAAGTCCTGCGGAGTATGTCATACTGATCTTCATACTATTGAGGGAGATCTGTCATTACCCAAGCTCCCCATTATTCCGGGACATCAGATAGTTGGAATTGTTGATAACCTCGGCTCTGATACTCATCGATTCAAGGCAGGAGAGCGTGTCGGGGTACCCTGGCTTTATTCTACCTGTCAGGATTGTCAGTTTTGTATAAGAGGTTTAGAAAACCTCTGTGAAAAGGCCTATTTTACAGGGCTTCACAAAGATGGCGGTTATGCTCAATACATAGTGGTACCAGAAGACTTTTCTTATCCTCTACCTGATAGATTTCCAGACCTTCAAGCAGCACCTCTTCTTTGCGCTGGTATTATTGGCTACAGGTCATTGAGGCTGAGTGAAATAAAGCCTGGGGAGAAACTTGGCATGTATGGTTTTGGAGCATCTGCGCATGTAACCATCCAGGTAGCTCGTTATTTGGGATGTGAGGTTTATGTCTTTACAAGAAGCGCTGAACACAGAAAACATGCTGAGGAACGGGGGGCTTTTTGGACAGGCTCTGCTGATGATAAACCACCAGTATTGATGGATAGCAGCATCATTTTTGCTCCCTCTGGAGACCTTGTGCTCAAAGCTCTTAAGATTTTAAGGAAAGGAGGGACTCTCGCTTTAGCCGGGATTCATATGAGCCCTATACCAAAGATGGATTATCATCTTATTTATGGGGAGCGGACGATAAGGAGTGTTGCTAATAGCACGAGAGGTGATGCAGAAGAGCTTTTAAAACTTGCAGCAGGGATTCCCCTTCATACAGATATTGAAGTCTTTCCCTTAAATGAGGCAAACGAAGTTTTAAAGCGCTTAAAAAGGAGTGAAATCAAGGGAGCAGCAGTACTTGAGATTCCTGAAGGATAA
- the pgm gene encoding phosphoglucomutase (alpha-D-glucose-1,6-bisphosphate-dependent) has translation MALHELAGKPAPKSILINVPKLISSYYTLKPDVSETSQRVSFGTSGHRGSSLKSSFNEDHILAITQAICDYRKFKGIAGPLFMGMDTHALSEPALKSALEVFAANAITVMIQKGLGYTPTPVISHAILSYNRNKKKGIADGVVITPSHNPPHDGGFKYNPPDGGPADTETTKIIEDRANEILNKRLKDVKRIPFEKAIKADTTHEYDFISPYVEDLKNVIDTEAIAKGGIKIGVDPLGGSSIHFWEPIAKKYGLSIEVVNGTVDPTFSFMTVDKDGQIRMDCSSPYAMAGLIKLKDKFDIAFGNDTDTDRHGIVTKSAGLLNPNHYLSVAVWYLFQNRPGWRSDAAVGKTLVSSSMIDRVAAYLKRKLSEVPVGFKWFVDGLIDGSYGFGGEESAGASFLKKDGTVWTTDKDGIIMDLLAAEITAKTNKDPAELYKELEEKFGSPVYERIDAPATPEQKSVLKELSPEAVSAKELAGEPITAKLTKAPGNNAPIGGLKVVTENGWFAARPSGTEDIYKIYAESFKGKEHLERIKEEAQAIINETFSSVA, from the coding sequence ATGGCCTTACACGAACTTGCCGGAAAACCTGCGCCGAAATCAATACTTATCAATGTTCCCAAGCTTATCTCTTCCTATTATACCCTTAAACCTGATGTTTCTGAAACAAGTCAGAGGGTTTCGTTTGGCACTTCGGGCCATAGAGGGTCTTCACTTAAAAGCAGCTTTAATGAAGACCATATTTTGGCTATCACTCAAGCCATCTGTGACTATAGAAAATTTAAAGGAATAGCAGGGCCTCTGTTCATGGGCATGGATACTCATGCTCTTTCCGAACCAGCGCTTAAAAGCGCACTTGAAGTATTCGCTGCAAATGCTATCACGGTTATGATTCAAAAGGGGCTTGGTTACACACCCACACCGGTTATCTCGCACGCTATTCTGAGTTACAATCGAAACAAAAAAAAGGGGATTGCAGATGGGGTGGTGATTACTCCTTCACATAACCCGCCTCATGACGGCGGATTCAAATACAATCCTCCTGATGGGGGCCCGGCTGACACAGAAACAACCAAGATCATTGAAGACAGAGCCAACGAAATTCTAAACAAGAGACTTAAAGACGTAAAACGAATACCCTTTGAAAAGGCCATAAAGGCAGATACTACACATGAGTATGATTTCATTTCGCCGTATGTTGAAGATCTTAAGAATGTTATTGATACGGAAGCCATTGCCAAAGGAGGTATTAAGATCGGTGTTGATCCGCTCGGCGGTTCTTCCATACACTTCTGGGAACCCATCGCTAAAAAATACGGACTATCGATAGAGGTTGTGAATGGAACTGTTGACCCAACCTTCTCCTTTATGACTGTGGACAAAGACGGCCAAATCCGTATGGATTGCTCCTCGCCCTATGCCATGGCAGGTTTGATCAAGCTGAAGGATAAATTTGATATCGCCTTTGGTAATGATACAGACACGGACCGCCACGGCATTGTCACCAAAAGTGCGGGGCTTTTAAATCCGAATCACTACCTCTCAGTGGCCGTCTGGTACCTCTTTCAGAACAGACCAGGTTGGAGAAGCGACGCAGCAGTTGGAAAAACTCTGGTATCTAGTTCCATGATCGACAGGGTTGCCGCTTATCTCAAGAGAAAGCTTTCTGAGGTCCCTGTTGGATTTAAATGGTTTGTTGATGGACTTATTGACGGCTCTTACGGTTTTGGCGGAGAGGAGAGCGCCGGGGCTTCTTTTCTAAAAAAAGATGGCACGGTCTGGACAACGGACAAGGACGGAATCATCATGGATCTCCTTGCAGCTGAAATAACTGCTAAGACTAACAAGGATCCGGCAGAGCTGTATAAAGAGTTAGAAGAAAAATTTGGAAGCCCTGTTTATGAGCGTATTGATGCTCCTGCCACGCCTGAGCAGAAGTCAGTCCTTAAAGAACTATCTCCAGAAGCCGTTTCAGCAAAAGAACTCGCCGGAGAACCCATCACTGCCAAACTCACCAAAGCGCCTGGGAACAATGCTCCCATCGGAGGATTGAAGGTTGTTACAGAAAATGGCTGGTTTGCAGCCCGCCCATCTGGAACAGAGGATATCTACAAAATTTATGCAGAAAGCTTTAAGGGAAAAGAGCATCTTGAGAGGATTAAGGAAGAAGCACAGGCAATCATCAACGAAACATTTTCTTCTGTGGCTTGA
- a CDS encoding ATP-dependent 6-phosphofructokinase codes for MKESELDFTISKLGECRISSPMTAVNFINDEEHVLYHSSTKEIEKHIKAGKKLPSFEMAGPREKIYFDPTKLKCGIVTCGGICPGLNDVIRAIVLSLYHHYGVKTIYGFRYGYEGLSPKHCHVPLELLPENVSDIHQKGGTILGSSRGPQDVSEMVDTLERMNIGILFTIGGDGTLRGAQAISKEIEQRGLKISVIGIPKTIDNDISHVQQSFGFVTAVSESTTASYSAHVEAEGARNGIGLVKLMGRESGFIAAFATLANNEINFCLIPEVRFSLEAFLKALRERLESRQHAVIVVGEGAGQDLLEKTQERDASGNVRFGDIGLYLRDKIKEYFKKEGIEANLKYIDPSYTIRSMPATPYDSVFCLLLGHNAAHAGMTGRTNMVVGYWKNEFTHVPIPMAVSERKKIDPNGRLWSSVLESTGQPREML; via the coding sequence ATGAAAGAGAGCGAGCTTGATTTTACGATTTCGAAACTGGGTGAGTGCCGTATCTCCTCACCTATGACTGCTGTGAATTTTATAAACGATGAAGAACATGTGCTCTATCATTCAAGTACAAAAGAGATTGAAAAGCATATAAAAGCCGGTAAAAAGCTACCGAGTTTTGAGATGGCTGGACCGAGAGAAAAAATCTACTTTGATCCAACAAAACTAAAATGCGGAATCGTAACCTGCGGGGGCATATGCCCTGGTTTGAACGATGTAATCCGGGCCATTGTCTTAAGCCTCTACCATCATTACGGTGTGAAAACAATCTATGGTTTTCGTTATGGCTATGAGGGACTCTCGCCTAAACACTGCCATGTTCCTCTTGAGCTTTTACCAGAAAATGTCAGCGACATTCATCAAAAAGGAGGGACAATCTTAGGTTCATCGCGCGGACCTCAAGATGTCTCTGAAATGGTCGATACCTTAGAGCGGATGAATATTGGTATCCTTTTTACAATAGGTGGAGACGGGACGCTGCGTGGAGCTCAGGCTATTTCCAAGGAAATCGAGCAACGCGGTTTGAAGATTTCTGTGATCGGAATTCCAAAAACCATAGACAACGATATCTCTCATGTGCAGCAATCTTTCGGCTTTGTTACAGCAGTCTCAGAATCGACAACAGCAAGCTACTCTGCTCATGTGGAAGCCGAGGGAGCAAGAAATGGTATTGGCCTTGTGAAGCTAATGGGCAGAGAATCGGGATTCATTGCAGCATTTGCCACACTCGCCAATAATGAGATCAACTTCTGTCTTATTCCCGAAGTCCGCTTTTCTCTTGAGGCCTTTCTCAAGGCACTGAGAGAAAGACTGGAAAGTAGACAGCATGCCGTGATTGTTGTAGGAGAGGGAGCCGGACAGGACCTTTTAGAGAAAACGCAGGAGCGAGATGCATCCGGCAATGTCCGTTTTGGAGATATCGGCCTTTACTTAAGAGACAAGATTAAAGAATATTTCAAAAAAGAAGGGATAGAAGCAAATCTTAAATATATTGACCCGAGCTACACCATACGGAGTATGCCTGCGACCCCCTATGATTCTGTATTCTGTCTGCTTCTCGGTCACAATGCTGCGCATGCGGGAATGACCGGAAGAACAAATATGGTCGTGGGCTACTGGAAGAACGAATTCACACATGTGCCGATTCCTATGGCTGTGTCTGAGCGAAAGAAGATTGACCCAAATGGAAGGCTTTGGAGTTCTGTCCTTGAATCAACGGGCCAGCCAAGAGAAATGCTCTAA
- a CDS encoding DUF3313 family protein, translating to MRFRWMLVLLVGIVFALTTSTGFSEYKYQGSGFLSDYSKLKPGPESYSDQSGVDYLYEKEGFDLKNYNKVLMDRVVFFFKADAQYKGINPDEMKELADAFHKAFVEALGKEYPIVTDQVQACFEFGRP from the coding sequence ATGAGGTTTCGATGGATGTTAGTTTTACTGGTAGGTATTGTTTTTGCCTTAACCACATCCACAGGATTTTCCGAATATAAATACCAAGGCTCAGGGTTTCTTTCAGACTACTCAAAGCTTAAACCTGGTCCTGAAAGCTATTCTGATCAAAGCGGAGTTGATTATCTCTATGAAAAAGAGGGTTTCGATTTAAAGAATTACAATAAGGTCTTAATGGACCGCGTCGTTTTCTTTTTTAAAGCGGATGCACAATATAAAGGGATTAATCCAGATGAGATGAAAGAGCTGGCCGATGCCTTTCACAAGGCTTTTGTGGAAGCCTTGGGTAAAGAATATCCAATAGTGACAGACCAGGTCCAGGCGTGCTTCGAATTCGGACGGCCATAA
- the manA gene encoding mannose-6-phosphate isomerase, class I, which translates to MKEICILKNPIQYYAWGSHTAISELLGNPTPSEKPEAELWMGAHPIAPSEVLVDGKWKPLPELIDNLPVDILGKRVAEKFSGKLPFLFKVLAAAKPLSIQAHPSFDQAKEGFARENRLGIPMTAPNRNYKDNNHKPEIICALTAFWTLNGFRKIDKIVYLLKEINPSGLLEEIKELEKNLDSNGLKNFFSTIMTMDEKRKKHIVEEAIGFAERRFDENPVFEWMLKLNAEYPGDIGILSPVLLNLVKLEPGQAMFLHSGQLHTYLEGVGIELMANSDNVLRGGLTPKHIDVAELLRILHFNEKEIEILETKDKTDGERKYASNAEEFRLSIIAVNTSTSYISPEDRSVEIMICMSGKATLKNLENDKVLELRRGVSALVPAGVHQYSIEGEAILYKASVP; encoded by the coding sequence ATGAAAGAAATCTGCATTCTGAAAAATCCGATTCAGTATTATGCATGGGGTTCCCATACGGCGATCTCCGAACTCCTAGGTAACCCGACCCCTTCAGAGAAGCCAGAGGCAGAACTCTGGATGGGTGCCCACCCAATTGCACCTTCTGAGGTTCTGGTTGATGGTAAATGGAAGCCTTTGCCAGAATTGATAGATAATTTGCCTGTAGACATACTCGGGAAGCGGGTTGCGGAAAAGTTTTCCGGCAAGCTCCCTTTTCTATTTAAGGTTCTTGCAGCGGCAAAGCCCCTTTCTATCCAGGCCCATCCCAGCTTTGATCAAGCCAAAGAGGGATTCGCACGAGAAAATAGACTCGGAATTCCGATGACAGCGCCAAATCGAAATTATAAAGACAACAATCACAAGCCGGAAATCATCTGTGCATTAACTGCTTTCTGGACACTCAATGGCTTTCGAAAAATAGACAAAATCGTTTATCTGCTCAAGGAAATCAATCCTTCTGGACTTTTAGAGGAAATAAAGGAGCTAGAGAAAAATCTGGATTCTAATGGTCTGAAGAATTTTTTCAGCACCATCATGACAATGGATGAGAAAAGAAAGAAGCATATTGTGGAAGAGGCTATCGGATTTGCTGAAAGGCGTTTTGATGAGAATCCTGTTTTTGAGTGGATGCTGAAACTCAACGCCGAGTATCCTGGTGACATTGGTATCCTGAGCCCTGTTCTTTTAAACCTCGTCAAACTGGAGCCGGGTCAGGCCATGTTTTTGCATTCAGGCCAGCTGCATACCTATCTGGAAGGAGTGGGGATAGAACTCATGGCTAACTCCGATAATGTCCTGAGGGGCGGTCTCACTCCCAAGCATATCGACGTCGCAGAGCTTCTGAGAATCCTGCATTTTAACGAGAAGGAAATAGAAATCCTTGAGACTAAAGATAAAACGGATGGCGAACGCAAATATGCATCGAACGCAGAGGAATTTCGTCTATCAATCATTGCAGTTAATACAAGCACATCTTACATAAGCCCAGAGGACAGAAGTGTCGAAATCATGATATGTATGAGTGGTAAAGCAACTCTTAAGAATTTAGAAAATGATAAAGTTTTGGAACTTAGGAGAGGGGTGTCTGCTCTGGTTCCGGCAGGTGTTCATCAGTATTCCATCGAAGGTGAAGCAATTCTGTACAAAGCCTCAGTGCCGTAA
- a CDS encoding class II fructose-bisphosphate aldolase, which yields MAISYKDLGLVNTKEMFGKAMKGGYAIPAYNFNNMEQLQAIIQACVETESPVILQVSSGARKYANQTILRYMAEGAVQYAKELGREIPIALHLDHGDTFELAKSCVDMGFSSVMIDGSHHPYDKNVELTKKVVDYCDQYDVTVEGELGVLAGVEDEVSAEKSTYTKPEEVEDFTKKTGVDSLAISIGTSHGANKFKPKQCTKNENGIYIPPELRFDILEECAKRLPGFPIVLHGASSVPPHLVRIINEHGGALKDAIGIPEEQLRRAAKSAVCKINIDSDGRLAMTAAVRKVFVESPAEFDPRKYLGPAREALKELYKHKIIHVLDSNGKA from the coding sequence ATGGCAATTAGTTATAAGGATCTCGGTCTTGTTAATACAAAAGAGATGTTTGGAAAAGCAATGAAGGGTGGATATGCGATTCCAGCATACAATTTCAACAACATGGAACAATTGCAAGCCATTATTCAGGCATGTGTGGAGACAGAATCACCTGTTATCCTTCAGGTATCCTCTGGAGCAAGAAAATATGCCAATCAGACTATACTTCGCTATATGGCAGAAGGCGCTGTTCAGTATGCAAAAGAGCTTGGAAGAGAGATTCCTATTGCACTCCATCTTGATCATGGAGATACTTTCGAACTTGCAAAAAGCTGTGTGGATATGGGATTTTCATCAGTCATGATCGATGGCTCACATCATCCTTATGACAAAAACGTGGAGCTGACAAAAAAGGTTGTCGACTACTGTGACCAATACGACGTTACTGTTGAAGGTGAGCTCGGTGTCTTAGCTGGTGTTGAAGACGAGGTATCTGCAGAGAAATCAACATATACAAAGCCAGAGGAAGTAGAAGACTTTACAAAAAAAACAGGTGTTGATTCACTCGCTATCTCCATTGGCACATCACACGGCGCAAACAAATTCAAGCCCAAGCAGTGCACTAAGAACGAAAACGGCATTTACATTCCCCCTGAGCTTCGTTTCGACATCCTTGAAGAGTGTGCAAAAAGGCTTCCTGGATTCCCCATTGTTCTGCACGGTGCCTCTTCAGTGCCTCCTCATCTTGTTAGAATTATAAATGAACACGGAGGAGCCCTGAAAGACGCTATAGGCATCCCTGAAGAACAGTTAAGAAGGGCTGCAAAGTCCGCCGTTTGCAAGATCAATATCGATTCAGACGGTCGTCTGGCCATGACAGCTGCAGTTAGGAAGGTTTTTGTTGAAAGCCCAGCAGAATTTGACCCGAGAAAATATCTTGGGCCTGCGCGAGAAGCTTTAAAAGAACTATACAAACATAAAATCATTCACGTGCTTGATTCAAACGGTAAGGCATAA
- a CDS encoding L-lactate dehydrogenase encodes MKVGIVGCGFVGSTAAYAMVLKGVVNELLLIDLNQKLAQAHAEDILHASTFAKSLRIAAGDYPHLKGADLVVLSCGVAQREGETRLQLLERNVQIFKKVVPQVLKYEPETILLIASNPVDIMTEVVARISGLPSSRVIGSGTILDTARFRALLGKHLGVSPSSVHAYVMGEHGDSEVLVWSGADVSGVSIFDFAEQSGCPINEEVKSFIDNEVRRSAYRIIEGKGATYYGIGAGLARIARAIREDEGAVLTLSIRSEDIEGLEGISLSLPRVVGKEGIVRTLRPTLSNEEQTALKKSADILREAASKLG; translated from the coding sequence ATGAAGGTTGGTATTGTAGGATGCGGATTCGTTGGCAGTACAGCTGCTTATGCTATGGTTCTAAAGGGAGTGGTAAACGAACTTTTGCTCATCGACCTCAACCAAAAACTGGCCCAGGCTCACGCAGAGGATATCCTTCACGCCAGCACTTTTGCCAAATCTTTACGGATCGCTGCAGGAGACTACCCTCATCTCAAAGGAGCTGATCTTGTAGTCCTTTCTTGCGGCGTGGCTCAACGTGAAGGAGAAACACGCCTCCAGCTTCTGGAACGCAATGTTCAAATTTTTAAAAAGGTTGTCCCGCAGGTTCTGAAATACGAACCTGAAACGATACTCCTTATTGCCTCTAACCCTGTAGACATAATGACTGAGGTTGTTGCAAGAATCTCCGGCCTTCCCTCTTCCCGCGTCATTGGATCAGGAACAATTCTTGATACAGCTCGCTTCCGTGCTCTCCTTGGAAAGCATCTTGGTGTATCGCCGAGCTCTGTTCATGCCTATGTTATGGGAGAGCATGGGGATTCAGAAGTATTGGTCTGGTCCGGTGCCGACGTGAGCGGTGTATCTATCTTTGACTTTGCAGAGCAAAGCGGTTGTCCTATTAACGAAGAGGTTAAATCTTTCATAGATAATGAGGTGCGAAGATCAGCTTATAGAATCATCGAAGGAAAAGGGGCAACCTACTATGGAATTGGAGCAGGTCTTGCTCGAATTGCCCGAGCTATCCGTGAAGATGAAGGTGCGGTTCTCACGCTTTCAATCCGCAGCGAGGATATTGAGGGACTTGAAGGAATAAGCCTTTCTCTCCCGCGTGTGGTGGGTAAAGAAGGCATAGTAAGAACACTTCGTCCAACACTCTCTAACGAAGAACAAACAGCACTCAAAAAAAGTGCTGATATTCTAAGAGAGGCTGCCAGCAAGCTCGGTTAA
- a CDS encoding transporter substrate-binding domain-containing protein codes for MSGDQPPLNVKTKDGKIIGLDVDLSRIMADAMGVKLKIENIPFHKLLPALQEGKIDMILSNMTMTQTRNLKVAFVGPYFISGKALLAKVDTIISFSGTKDIDKSDFSVAVLKGSTSHVFVKQFVPKAKHVITKSLDESLDLVIQGKVDAMVSDYPFCVVSAFRYKHKGLATVKTPINFEPIGIALPPNDPLLINWVENLLTTLKATNILMNLSKRWFEETSWLKRLPDTKDYTMLFQK; via the coding sequence ATGTCCGGCGACCAACCTCCGCTCAATGTAAAAACCAAAGATGGAAAAATAATCGGTCTTGATGTCGATCTTTCCAGAATCATGGCCGATGCCATGGGCGTAAAGCTTAAGATTGAGAATATTCCCTTTCATAAACTGCTACCAGCGCTACAGGAAGGTAAGATAGACATGATTTTATCCAACATGACCATGACCCAAACTCGAAATCTGAAGGTGGCCTTTGTTGGCCCATATTTTATTTCCGGCAAGGCCCTCCTAGCTAAAGTTGACACGATTATCTCTTTTTCAGGTACCAAAGATATAGATAAATCCGATTTTTCTGTGGCCGTGCTTAAAGGTTCTACCAGCCATGTTTTTGTCAAGCAATTTGTACCCAAGGCCAAGCACGTGATCACAAAGAGCTTGGATGAATCATTGGACCTCGTTATTCAAGGCAAGGTTGACGCCATGGTTTCTGATTATCCCTTCTGTGTGGTATCTGCATTTCGCTATAAGCATAAAGGCCTGGCAACTGTGAAGACACCTATCAATTTTGAGCCAATAGGCATTGCTTTGCCTCCGAATGATCCACTGCTGATTAATTGGGTAGAGAACCTTCTCACCACACTTAAGGCGACAAATATCCTCATGAACTTGTCAAAGCGCTGGTTCGAAGAAACGTCCTGGTTGAAAAGATTACCTGATACAAAAGATTATACGATGCTCTTCCAAAAATAA
- the greA gene encoding transcription elongation factor GreA, with the protein MKEKIPITKQGFEKLQEVLKHLKTVERKKASELVGEAASHGDLTENAEYDAAKEHQARIEHRIISLEDRLARAEVIDVSSLSGDRVVFGAKVFLEDLDTSDELTYTILGEDETDVSNNRISIKSPIARALIGKSVDDEVAVAVPSGKRRFLILDIKFGE; encoded by the coding sequence ATGAAAGAAAAGATTCCTATCACTAAGCAAGGTTTTGAAAAGCTTCAGGAGGTTCTTAAGCACTTAAAGACCGTTGAGAGAAAAAAGGCTTCAGAGTTAGTTGGTGAGGCTGCCTCTCACGGAGACCTTACAGAGAATGCTGAGTATGATGCTGCGAAAGAGCACCAGGCTCGGATAGAACACCGAATTATATCATTAGAGGATCGGCTTGCTAGGGCTGAAGTTATTGATGTATCCTCTCTTTCAGGAGATAGGGTCGTCTTTGGCGCCAAAGTATTTTTAGAGGACCTCGATACAAGTGATGAGCTCACATATACAATCTTAGGAGAAGATGAGACTGATGTCTCTAACAATCGCATTTCCATCAAATCCCCTATTGCAAGAGCCTTGATCGGAAAGAGTGTAGATGATGAGGTAGCTGTTGCTGTTCCTTCGGGAAAGCGCAGATTTTTAATCCTTGATATAAAGTTTGGCGAATAA
- a CDS encoding DUF3313 domain-containing protein has protein sequence MLRIRTAITDIVPSKPALNTITSIGPPGLVISTVKKITTGVHAFVGEATLEAEFLDSVTNEQLAAALDRRGALKVKVFKGMSKWGHVKVVFEEWALMLRQKLDEAHGKPVKGIYEPIKQ, from the coding sequence GTGCTTCGAATTCGGACGGCCATAACAGATATAGTCCCGAGCAAACCGGCTTTAAACACAATCACAAGTATTGGACCACCTGGTTTGGTTATTAGTACTGTAAAAAAAATTACAACAGGTGTTCATGCATTTGTGGGAGAAGCAACTCTTGAGGCAGAATTCCTCGACTCAGTAACCAATGAACAGCTTGCTGCCGCGTTAGATAGAAGAGGGGCTCTGAAAGTCAAAGTTTTTAAAGGCATGAGCAAATGGGGTCATGTCAAAGTCGTCTTTGAAGAATGGGCACTTATGCTACGGCAGAAGTTAGATGAGGCACATGGAAAGCCTGTTAAGGGTATTTATGAACCGATAAAACAATAG